The stretch of DNA ACACCTTCACAGGCTTACAGAACGCTCCTCTACCATATGTACATCGTACATATCCGCGTCTTCGGTTATCAATTTGAGCCCCGTTACATCTTCCGCGCAGGACGACTCGACCAGTGAGCTATTACGCTTTCTTTAAATGATGGCTGCTTCTAAGCCAACATCCTGGCTGTCTATGCCTTCCCACCTCGTTTTCCACTTAATTGATCATTTGGGACCTTAGACGGCGGTCTGGGTTGTTTCCCTCTTGTCCCAGGACGTTAGCACCCCAGGACTGTCTCCCATGCTCGCACTTGACGGTATTCAGAGTTTGCCATGGTTTGGTAAGTCGCGATGACCCCCTAGCCATAACAGTGCTTTACCCCCGTCAGTGATACATGAGGCACTACCTAAATAGTTTTCGAGGAGAACCAGCTATTTCCAAGTTTGTTTAGCCTTTCACCCCTATCCACAGCTCATCCCCTAACTTTGCAACGTTAGTGGGTTCGGACCTCCAGTGCGTGTTACCGCACCTTCATCCTGGCCATGGATAGATCACTTGGTTTCGGGTCTACGCCCAGCAACTGTGCGCCCTATTCGGACTCGGTTTCCCTACGCCTCCCCTATTTGGTTAAGCTTGCTACTGAACGTAAGTCGCTGACCCATTATACAAAAGGTACGCAGTCACGGAACAAGTCCGCTCCCACTGTTTGTATGCATCCGGTTTCAGGTTCTATTTCACTCCCCTCCCGGGGTTCTTTTCGCCTTTCCCTCACGGTACTGGTTCACTATCGGTCGATGATGAGTATTTAGCCTTGGAGGATGGTCCCCCCATCTTCAAACAGGATTTCTCGTGTCCCGCCCTACTTCTCGTACGCTTAGTACCACAATTGTGCTTTCATATACGGGGCTATCACCCACTATGGCCGGACTTTCCATTCCGTTCTATTAACACGACTGCTATCACGTACAGGCTCTTCCCATTTCGCTCGCCACTACTTTGGGAATCTCGGTTGATTTCTTTTCCTGCGGTTACTTAGATGTTTCAGTTCACCGCGTTCGCTTCACATGACCTATGTATTCAGTCAAGGATGACCCAAAAGGGCCGGGTTTCCCCATTCGGAAATCGTGGGATCAAAGCACTTTGCCAGCTCCCCCACGCTTATCGCAGGCTATCACGTCCTTCGTCGCCTATCATCGCCAAGGCATCCACCAGATGCACTTATTCGCTTGATCCTATAACCTCAAACACGTTTTACCGTGATCTCGGTTTAGAGTATCGGTATTTACGACTTGTTGAATAGTTTCTCAGGCTATTCAACGGCTAGTCTTTCGACTAGCAGATACAATCAACCCAATTTATTTACTGTTCACATCAGTTTTACCTGATGCTCACATTGTTTAATTAGGAGATATTACTTCTTCTATTTTGTTAAAGAACGATACAGATGTCTTGCGACATTCCGATTTAAGAAACCAGAACAAAATCAATTACCCGAATCAAACGATTCGTCAATTGACTGAATTCTGAACTCTTGTGATTGGTGGAGGATGACGGGATCGAACCGACGACCCCCTGCTTGCAAAGCAGGTGCTCTCCCAACTGAGCTAATCCCCCAATCTGGCATTACTAAGCTGTTTCCACTTACAGGTAAGTGGTGGGTCAAGCTGGAATCGAACCAGCGACCCCCGCCTTATCAAGACGGTGCTCTAACCGACTGAGCTACTGACCCAGCTTTCCAACCGAGTAGTGTTCAAGTTCCCTTGAGCACTGTCTCTGTATCTTCAAAATCTACAGCCGATGAGTGTGAGTACTTGACCCGCAGGTCTTTCTCTTGAAAGGAGGTGATCCAGCCGCAGGTTCCCCTACGGCTACCTTGTTACGACTTCACCCCAGTCATGAATCCCACCGTGGTAAGCGGCCTCCTTGCGGTTAGCCTACCTACTTCTGGTGAAACCCACTCCCATGGTGTGACGGGCGGTGTGTACAAGGCCCGGGAACGTATTCACCGCGACATGCTGATCCGCGATTACTAGCGATTCCGACTTCATGCACTCGAGTTGCAGAGTGCAATCCGGACTACGATCGGTTTTGTGAGATTGGCACCCCCTCGCGGGTTAGCGACCCTCTGTACCGACCATTGTATGACGTGTGAAGCCCTGGTCATAAGGGCCATGAGGACTTGACGTCATCCCCACCTTCCTCCGGTTTGTCACCGGCAGTCCCACTAAAGTGCTCAACTGAATGGTAGCAACTAGTGGCAAGGGTTGCGCTCGTTGCGGGACTTAACCCAACATCTCACGACACGAGCTGACGACAGCCATGCAGCACCTGTGTTACGGTTCCCGAAGGCACTCCTCTATCTCTAAAGGATTCCGTACATGTCAAGACCAGGTAAGGTTTTTCGCGTTGCATCGAATTAATCCACATCATCCACCGCTTGTGCGGGCCCCCGTCAATTCCTTTGAGTTTTAGTCTTGCGACCGTACTCCCCAGGCGGTCAACTTCACGCGTTAGCTGCGTTACTAAGCTCCGAAAAGCCCAACAACTAGTTGACATCGTTTAGGGCGTGGACTACCAGGGTATCTAATCCTGTTTGCTCCCCACGCTTTCGTGCATGAGTGTCAGTATCAGCCCAGGGGGTTGCCTTCGCCATCGGTGTTCCTCCACATCTCTACGCATTTCACTGCTACACGTGGAATTCCACCCCCCTCTGCCGTACTCTAGTTAGCCAGTTCACAATGCAATTCCCAAGTTGAGCTCGGGGATTTCACATCGTGCTTAACAAACCACCTGCGCACGCTTTACGCCCAGTAATTCCGATTAACGCTTGGACCCTACGTATTACCGCGGCTGCTGGCACGTAGTTAGCCGGTCCTTATTCTTCAGGTACTCTCAAGAGCGATGGATATTAGCCACCACCTTTTGCTCCCTGACAAAAGCGCTTTACAACCCGAAGGCCTTCTTCACGCACGCGGCATTGCTGGATCAGGCTTGCGCCCATTGTCCAAGATTCCCCACTGCTGCCTCCCGTAGGAGTCTGGACCGTGTCTCAGTTCCAGTGTGGCGGATCGTCCTCTAAGACCCGCTACTGATCGTCGCCTTGGTGAGCCTTTACCTCACCAACTAGCTAATCAGCCATCGGCCGCTCCAATAACAAGAGGTCTTGCGATCCCCCTCTTTCCCCCGTAGGGCGTATGCGGTATTAGCTATCCTTTCGGATAGTTATCCCCCATTACTGGGTACGTTCCGATGTATTACTCACCCGTTCGCCACTCGCCACCAGACCGAAGTCCGTGCTGCCGTTCGACTTGCATGTGTAAAGCATGCCGCCAGCGTTCAATCTGAGCCAGGATCAAACTCTTTCGTTTAATCGCTATGCTATTTTTACTACTTGGCTTGTACTTCAATACTCAAAGAAAGAAACGAGAAAAACTTAAAAAGTTCGTCTTGTTTATTTCCTATCATCTGAGTGCAAGCACTTGTTTCGACTTACGAATCAAGCACTCACACTCATCGGCTGTATATTGTTAAAGATCGTTGCTGGCATCGCTTCGTTTCGTTGCGTCATCAGCAGAGAGGCCGAACTATACCCACCAGCCTGAAACACGTCAACACCTATCGACAAAGAAAATGGAACAAAGGCGCTAAGTGATTGATCGGAAAGGAAACGAAAATCGAAATATTTTGGCAAACAACGCCAAATGCAAACGCACAGCACCAGTGTAGCCACCAACAAAACTCGCAAAAACTCAGAAAAACCGGCCAAAACCGCAGGTAATAAGAAAAAACAACCTGAATCAAACGCTCAAACCGCGCAAAAACCGAACTAAAAAGCACAAAGCCCGCTAAAGCGGGCTTTGTTGATACATGTATTTAACACCTCAAACTGACTTAAGCAGCAACTGGGCGACGTAAGTACAGCGGACTGGGCACATCGACGCTTGATTGGTAGAACTCAGTAAAGTCATCAATGCCTTTGATTGCTTCATTGATATCTTTATCTGCACGCACTTCAAAGGCATTAAAGCCGCAACGTGCCAAGTAGTTCAAGGTATCTTTAAATACATCGCCTACCGCACGCAATTCGCCTTTAAAACCATAACGAACACGCAGCAAACGACCGATAGAGAAACCACGACCGTCGGTAAACGCAGGAAACTCGCAAGCGATCATTGGAAATACATTCGCATCCACCGGCAAAGATTCTGGCTCGTCCGTTGGCGCAAAGCACACCGCAACTTCGCGGTTAGAGAGCGCATCGCGATTTGCCAGCCAGTATTGGTATGGAACCAGCACGGCGCCTTCGCTTGGGAGAGATACCTCACCTTGCTCATTCGCAACGACGCGCGTCCAGCGGTTGTCAACGATTTCACGATTGATAATCAGCTTAGACATCAGCTTTCTCCTTGCGAATCGGTTTGCCTTCGTACACTTTGGCTTTGAATGGCTCTGCGCCGATGCGATCGAATACATCGATAAAGCGCTCGTCACCCTCGCGGTGCGCGACAAAGACTTCAATAATCTTACTCATCACATCCGGCATTTCTTCTTGCGCGAATGATGGGCCGATCACCTTACCGATTTTCGCGTCGACACCTTGACGACCACCCAAGGTAATTTGATAGTACTCGGCATTGTTTTTATCCACGCCCAATACACCAATATTACCAACGTGGTGGTGACCACAGGCGTTGATACAGCCCGACATATTGACATCGATATCACCGAGGTCAAACAGATAATCCAGATTATCAAAACGCTCTTGAATCGCTTGCGCAACTGGAATTGATTTCGCGTTCGCCAGCGAGCAGAAATCACCACCTGGGCAGCAAATCACGTCGGTCAGCAAACCAATATTTGGTGTCGCAAAGCCAATCCGTTTGGCTTCTTCCCACAGGGCGAACA from Chitinibacter fontanus encodes:
- a CDS encoding DUF934 domain-containing protein, whose amino-acid sequence is MSKLIINREIVDNRWTRVVANEQGEVSLPSEGAVLVPYQYWLANRDALSNREVAVCFAPTDEPESLPVDANVFPMIACEFPAFTDGRGFSIGRLLRVRYGFKGELRAVGDVFKDTLNYLARCGFNAFEVRADKDINEAIKGIDDFTEFYQSSVDVPSPLYLRRPVAA